A section of the Rummeliibacillus pycnus genome encodes:
- a CDS encoding chromate transporter: MSLIHIFLGFFIANMLGYGGGPSSIPLMYEEIVKHYHWLNNAEFSNMLALGNALPGPIATKIAAFVGYDVYGWIGVVVALIATIIPSTFLLIVLLNVLNKYRQSPVVKGMTLLVQPILAIMMLIITWQMTKDSIHSIGIWQSLGIAAVAFWAMKIKKIHPALVILAAFVYGGIVLQYVV; this comes from the coding sequence ATGAGTTTAATACATATTTTTCTCGGCTTTTTTATAGCAAATATGCTTGGCTATGGTGGTGGACCATCTTCAATTCCTCTAATGTACGAGGAAATTGTAAAACATTATCATTGGTTAAACAACGCTGAATTTTCAAATATGCTGGCTCTTGGAAATGCTCTACCGGGTCCTATTGCGACCAAAATTGCAGCGTTTGTTGGTTATGATGTTTATGGCTGGATAGGCGTTGTCGTTGCCTTAATAGCGACCATTATTCCTTCTACATTTCTACTGATTGTTCTATTGAATGTACTAAATAAATATCGGCAGTCTCCTGTTGTAAAAGGAATGACATTGTTAGTGCAGCCAATTCTAGCAATCATGATGCTAATCATTACTTGGCAAATGACAAAGGATTCAATCCATTCGATTGGAATTTGGCAATCTCTAGGTATCGCTGCTGTAGCCTTTTGGGCAATGAAAATCAAAAAAATACATCCGGCATTAGTGATATTAGCCGCTTTTGTTTATGGTGGAATTGTCCTTCAATATGTTGTGTAA
- a CDS encoding NAD-dependent succinate-semialdehyde dehydrogenase: MMSTFTVNNPATGEELQEVIVSSNEEVLAALKAGHTAFKTWSKVNAHKRSALLSKWADLVRAHREEIGELITRENGKPLAEGLGEVDYAVSYIDWYAEEAKRIYGRTIPGHQESKRLTVIKQPIGQVAAITPWNFPAAMMTRKAAPALAAGCTFIVKPAEETPLTTIRLIELAHEAGIPKDVVQCVNGDGPRIGKLFTDSPYVRKITFTGSTPVGKELLRNCADTLKHATMELGGHAPLIVAEDADLDLAVQQTINAKFRNAGQTCVCPNRLLVQDSVVDKFTEKFVEAVKHLKVGNGLDQDVTVGPIINKKGFDKIVNQLEDAVSKGADIACGNEYDYNDEKGYYFIQPTVVVDVNDTMKIMQEETFGPVAPITRFHTLEEAVEIANGTPYGLAAYFFTESYKTGVYLSENLEFGIVGWNDGAPSGAHIPFGGMKESGIGREGGLEGIEPYLETKYISTNI, translated from the coding sequence ATAATGTCTACATTTACAGTAAACAATCCAGCAACAGGTGAAGAATTACAAGAAGTTATTGTTTCAAGTAATGAAGAAGTTCTTGCTGCACTTAAAGCAGGTCATACAGCTTTTAAAACATGGTCAAAAGTAAATGCACATAAACGTTCAGCACTATTATCTAAATGGGCTGATTTAGTTCGTGCACATCGTGAAGAAATTGGTGAACTAATTACACGTGAAAATGGTAAACCACTTGCAGAAGGTCTAGGAGAAGTTGATTATGCAGTAAGTTATATCGACTGGTACGCAGAAGAAGCAAAACGCATTTATGGTCGTACAATTCCAGGACATCAAGAGTCAAAACGTTTAACCGTTATAAAACAACCAATTGGACAAGTAGCAGCCATTACTCCATGGAATTTCCCGGCAGCAATGATGACACGAAAAGCTGCACCAGCACTTGCGGCAGGTTGTACATTTATAGTGAAGCCAGCTGAGGAAACACCGCTTACAACGATTCGTTTAATTGAATTGGCACATGAAGCAGGTATTCCAAAAGATGTTGTGCAATGTGTCAATGGTGATGGACCACGTATCGGTAAATTATTTACAGATAGCCCATACGTACGTAAAATCACATTTACGGGATCAACGCCAGTTGGTAAAGAACTTTTACGAAATTGTGCTGATACGTTAAAACATGCGACGATGGAACTTGGTGGGCATGCACCATTAATCGTGGCAGAGGACGCGGATCTTGACTTGGCTGTACAACAAACAATCAATGCAAAATTCCGTAATGCAGGACAAACTTGTGTTTGTCCAAACCGTCTACTTGTGCAAGATAGTGTAGTAGATAAGTTTACAGAAAAATTTGTAGAAGCCGTGAAACACTTAAAAGTAGGCAATGGACTAGATCAGGACGTAACTGTAGGCCCAATTATTAATAAAAAAGGGTTCGATAAAATTGTTAATCAGTTAGAAGATGCAGTATCAAAAGGTGCAGATATTGCATGTGGAAATGAATATGATTATAACGATGAAAAAGGCTATTATTTCATTCAACCAACTGTTGTTGTGGATGTAAATGATACAATGAAAATCATGCAAGAAGAAACATTTGGACCAGTAGCCCCAATTACACGTTTCCATACACTAGAGGAAGCAGTGGAAATTGCTAATGGAACACCATATGGTTTAGCAGCTTACTTCTTTACAGAAAGTTATAAAACAGGTGTGTACTTAAGTGAAAATCTTGAATTTGGTATTGTAGGTTGGAACGATGGTGCACCATCTGGAGCACATATCCCATTCGGTGGAATGAAGGAAAGTGGCATTGGACGTGAAGGCGGCCTTGAAGGGATTGAGCCTTACCTAGAAACAAAATATATTTCTACAAATATATAA
- a CDS encoding chromate transporter, with the protein MAMLRTGILGYGGGPSVMPLFRHEAVVKYKWMNDDEFGEILAIANALPGPIATKMAGYLGYKLRGVRGAVWAILCHILPSSIFMITLLSVVGFLSSSKIVLGMIAAVMPVVAVMLGEMAYQFGEKSIKGLGIIMGISCFAIAFLLLQVIHVHSGIGVLLFLVYGSIHFQIVSKWKKKKEEQKGSTLL; encoded by the coding sequence ATGGCGATGCTCCGAACAGGAATTTTAGGATATGGGGGTGGACCGTCTGTCATGCCTCTTTTTCGTCATGAGGCTGTAGTAAAATATAAATGGATGAATGATGATGAATTTGGAGAAATCTTAGCTATTGCGAATGCTCTACCAGGTCCTATTGCTACTAAAATGGCAGGTTATTTAGGATATAAGCTAAGAGGGGTGAGAGGTGCTGTTTGGGCCATTCTATGTCATATTTTACCGAGTTCAATTTTTATGATCACACTTTTATCTGTTGTAGGCTTTTTGAGTAGTTCGAAAATTGTTCTGGGGATGATTGCAGCAGTGATGCCAGTTGTTGCTGTTATGCTTGGAGAAATGGCATATCAATTTGGAGAGAAATCTATAAAAGGACTTGGAATCATAATGGGGATAAGCTGTTTTGCAATTGCATTTCTACTACTGCAAGTTATTCATGTACATTCAGGAATTGGTGTTCTTCTATTTTTGGTTTATGGAAGTATTCATTTTCAAATAGTGTCTAAGTGGAAAAAGAAAAAAGAAGAGCAGAAGGGGAGCACTTTGTTATGA
- a CDS encoding Lrp/AsnC family transcriptional regulator produces MSEDKSTIQLDEIDEHILQLLNKNGRISFTDLSKEVRLSRVAVQARISTLMENGVIERFTAVINPEKMGLKVSAFFNVEVEPKYLQEVADILAKEPSVSSLYHMTGPSKLHMHGLFKDNREMEEFLEERLYPLPGIMSVDCQILIKRYKSRIGMKL; encoded by the coding sequence ATGAGTGAAGATAAGTCAACGATTCAATTGGATGAAATAGACGAGCATATTCTTCAGCTTTTAAATAAGAATGGACGAATTTCATTTACAGATTTATCAAAAGAAGTGAGATTATCACGTGTAGCAGTTCAGGCACGTATTAGTACACTAATGGAAAATGGAGTGATCGAGCGTTTCACAGCTGTGATTAACCCTGAAAAAATGGGGTTAAAGGTGTCAGCTTTTTTTAATGTAGAAGTGGAGCCAAAGTATCTCCAAGAGGTAGCTGACATATTGGCAAAAGAACCATCAGTTTCAAGTCTCTATCACATGACAGGTCCAAGTAAGTTACATATGCATGGTTTATTTAAGGATAATCGAGAGATGGAAGAGTTTTTAGAAGAAAGATTATATCCTTTACCAGGGATTATGAGCGTCGATTGTCAAATTTTAATTAAGAGATATAAAAGTCGGATTGGTATGAAGTTATAG
- a CDS encoding patatin-like phospholipase family protein, whose protein sequence is MLKTNVENTSLILEGGTFRTLFTGGVLDTFLDQEIMMPYIVGISAGAINATAYVSQQKERMLCTLLNYRHDKRYMGIRNFFSEHSLFGLDFGYNTIPNELYPFDWETYQQYNGQLLFGVTNAHTGLVEYKDAIEMDKECMMLRATCAIPVLFPEIKLNGIPYYDGGLAEPIPIHHTVEQGFEKHVIILTRPKGYRKKLDRQSKIAMKILKKRYPAIVRSMEKRVDHYNKSLDYCEQLEAEGKAFIFRPSFALKSFEKDLNQIRTNYQMGYEQGVQRMADLKRFLDK, encoded by the coding sequence ATGTTAAAAACAAATGTAGAAAATACTAGTTTAATATTAGAAGGCGGCACTTTTCGTACACTGTTTACAGGTGGCGTATTAGATACCTTTTTAGATCAAGAAATTATGATGCCATATATTGTAGGAATTTCAGCAGGTGCAATTAATGCAACAGCTTACGTCTCTCAACAAAAAGAGCGGATGCTATGTACATTATTAAATTATCGACATGACAAACGATATATGGGTATACGTAACTTCTTCTCTGAGCACAGCTTATTTGGCCTAGACTTTGGTTACAATACAATTCCTAATGAGCTTTATCCATTCGATTGGGAAACCTATCAACAATACAATGGTCAATTATTATTCGGTGTAACGAATGCCCATACAGGACTAGTTGAATATAAAGACGCTATCGAAATGGATAAAGAATGTATGATGTTACGAGCTACATGTGCCATTCCTGTACTTTTTCCAGAGATTAAGTTAAATGGTATTCCTTATTATGATGGTGGGCTTGCAGAACCAATTCCAATTCACCATACGGTTGAACAAGGTTTTGAAAAACACGTTATTATCCTTACACGCCCAAAAGGCTATCGAAAAAAACTAGACCGTCAAAGTAAAATTGCAATGAAAATTCTTAAAAAACGTTATCCTGCAATCGTTAGAAGTATGGAAAAACGTGTTGATCACTATAACAAATCATTGGATTATTGTGAACAATTAGAAGCAGAAGGTAAAGCATTTATCTTCCGTCCTAGTTTTGCACTTAAAAGTTTTGAAAAGGATTTAAACCAAATTCGTACAAATTATCAAATGGGTTATGAACAAGGGGTACAAAGAATGGCCGATTTAAAAAGATTTCTAGACAAATAA